Proteins from a genomic interval of uncultured Methanocorpusculum sp.:
- a CDS encoding DUF120 domain-containing protein: protein MDTIDAEDAACLRRIALLGGCKGPVRLSTQALGDQLGISQQTASRRLQSLEKAQMVSRTAESTGQYVLVTRTGEELLRREFAEYCKIFDVTDEQYVLTGTVMSGVGEGRYYMSIPHYQEQFEKLCGFTPYPGTLNIKLNPQSLQVRKRMDSLEWTIVPGFKDEHRMFGEARCIKCTISGIPCAIVMPGRTHHPEEVIEVISGTQLRDALDLKENSEVVVVIG from the coding sequence ATGGACACAATAGATGCTGAGGATGCAGCATGTCTGCGGCGGATCGCTCTGCTTGGAGGATGCAAAGGACCCGTGCGTCTTTCCACACAGGCGCTGGGAGACCAGCTTGGAATCAGCCAGCAGACAGCATCGCGCAGACTTCAGTCGCTCGAAAAGGCACAGATGGTCTCACGAACGGCTGAATCGACCGGACAATACGTCCTCGTGACCCGAACCGGTGAAGAGCTTCTCCGCCGGGAGTTCGCCGAGTACTGCAAAATATTCGATGTAACAGACGAGCAGTATGTCCTCACGGGAACCGTCATGTCGGGGGTGGGAGAAGGACGATATTATATGTCGATCCCTCATTATCAGGAGCAGTTTGAAAAACTCTGCGGATTCACCCCATATCCCGGGACACTTAATATTAAACTCAATCCGCAAAGTCTCCAGGTCAGAAAACGGATGGATTCCCTGGAATGGACCATTGTTCCCGGATTCAAAGATGAACACCGCATGTTTGGCGAGGCACGCTGCATCAAATGCACAATATCGGGGATCCCCTGTGCCATAGTCATGCCCGGACGAACACATCACCCGGAAGAGGTCATTGAAGTTATATCCGGAACCCAGCTCCGTGATGCACTTGACCTGAAAGAAAACAGCGAAGTCGTTGTGGTCATTGGATAG
- a CDS encoding helix-turn-helix domain-containing protein, producing MKPVLRQQLAEKMAGEITLSDSPGKALKKWRTSFQIAPGVLADHLGVSPSVISDYESGRRKSPGTGVVGKIVDSLLDVDEENGGTYIKKYGKLLFSDYDDEVIYDIHDFATSIPIRELSELIECTLICGELDSQIFGYTVINSTNAILNLSPNEFNRIYGWSTERALIFTDISTGKSPMIAIRVTPFKPPYIILQGIEEAHVNPLVKKLAEKDHITVLCTPLGVQDLVTRLRKTQW from the coding sequence ATGAAGCCGGTACTTCGCCAGCAGCTTGCCGAGAAGATGGCAGGCGAAATCACCCTCTCCGATTCACCGGGAAAAGCTCTGAAAAAATGGCGTACAAGTTTTCAGATAGCTCCAGGTGTACTCGCAGATCATCTTGGAGTATCTCCGTCCGTTATCAGTGATTATGAGAGCGGCAGGAGAAAAAGTCCGGGAACGGGTGTCGTTGGGAAAATCGTAGACTCGCTTCTGGATGTTGACGAAGAAAATGGTGGGACATACATCAAAAAGTATGGCAAACTCCTGTTTTCGGATTATGATGACGAGGTCATTTATGATATTCATGACTTCGCGACCTCTATTCCAATCAGGGAATTATCGGAACTGATTGAATGTACCCTCATCTGCGGGGAGCTGGATTCACAAATTTTCGGCTATACTGTTATCAACAGTACGAATGCCATTCTGAATCTTTCGCCCAATGAATTCAACCGCATTTACGGCTGGAGTACGGAGCGCGCTCTGATTTTCACGGATATTTCGACCGGAAAATCCCCGATGATCGCGATCCGCGTGACACCGTTCAAACCCCCGTATATTATCCTTCAGGGGATAGAGGAGGCACATGTCAACCCGCTCGTCAAAAAGCTTGCAGAAAAAGATCACATTACCGTTCTCTGTACGCCCCTGGGAGTTCAGGATCTCGTTACACGTTTAAGGAAAACACAATGGTAG
- a CDS encoding NADH-quinone oxidoreductase subunit C: MNMKIDPINPADVQKTAGTMKNGGYRLVVVTCTPADEGYYITYSFEKETDLRHYRITVAKGMKIPSIGSSYGGAFVYENEIHDLYGFEFEGMSLDFGGTFIKTSVPYPFKKKEQPAPSVTVVKEAKE; the protein is encoded by the coding sequence ATGAATATGAAGATTGATCCGATCAACCCTGCCGATGTGCAGAAAACTGCCGGTACGATGAAAAACGGCGGCTATCGTCTGGTTGTCGTGACCTGCACTCCTGCCGATGAAGGCTACTATATCACCTACTCGTTTGAAAAGGAAACGGATCTCAGACATTACCGGATTACTGTCGCCAAAGGCATGAAGATCCCGTCGATCGGATCATCCTACGGCGGGGCATTCGTGTACGAAAACGAGATTCACGATCTGTACGGGTTCGAGTTTGAAGGAATGTCTCTTGATTTCGGCGGGACCTTCATCAAAACATCCGTTCCCTATCCGTTCAAAAAGAAAGAGCAGCCCGCTCCTTCGGTGACTGTCGTCAAGGAGGCGAAAGAATGA
- a CDS encoding hydroxymethylglutaryl-CoA synthase has protein sequence MVGIITYGAYIPRFRIKVEEIARVWGANAAEITGGLGVLEKAVPDYDENTATFSVEAARSALRRRPIDVADIKAVYVGSESHPYAVKPTAVTVGEAIGATPVMTAADYEFACKAGTATIQTAMGLVSSGMMKYAVAIGSDTAQGAPGDALEYTAAAGGAAYVIGNDDPIAVINETCSFTSDTPDFWRREGEDYPRHGGRFSGDPGYFKHTLGAAKMMMELRGTKPSDYTYAVFHQPNAKFPQKASQMLGFTKDQIKAGLLAPRLGNTYSGAVPLGLAAILDVAKPGDRIFVTSYGSGAGSDAFDITVTDAILDKIDRSQGPSVEQMLSTKKYLDYAVYARHKGKIRM, from the coding sequence ATGGTAGGCATAATCACCTACGGGGCATACATCCCCCGTTTCAGAATAAAAGTCGAAGAGATTGCCCGTGTATGGGGAGCGAACGCCGCGGAGATCACCGGCGGTCTTGGCGTTTTAGAAAAAGCCGTACCCGATTACGATGAAAACACGGCAACCTTTTCTGTAGAGGCTGCACGCTCGGCTCTTCGCCGGCGTCCAATAGACGTTGCAGACATCAAGGCAGTCTATGTTGGATCAGAGTCACACCCGTATGCCGTCAAACCGACCGCCGTCACGGTTGGAGAGGCAATTGGTGCAACCCCCGTTATGACGGCAGCGGACTATGAGTTCGCCTGCAAGGCAGGAACCGCCACTATCCAGACTGCGATGGGTCTGGTTTCATCAGGTATGATGAAATACGCCGTCGCGATTGGATCGGACACTGCCCAGGGGGCCCCCGGCGATGCACTGGAATATACGGCAGCTGCCGGAGGGGCGGCATATGTTATCGGAAATGATGATCCGATAGCGGTCATCAATGAGACCTGCTCTTTTACCTCCGACACGCCGGACTTCTGGCGTCGTGAAGGAGAGGATTATCCACGGCACGGAGGAAGATTCTCCGGCGACCCGGGATACTTCAAACACACTCTTGGAGCTGCAAAGATGATGATGGAACTTCGCGGAACGAAGCCTTCCGATTACACATATGCAGTCTTCCACCAGCCGAACGCCAAATTCCCGCAGAAAGCATCACAGATGCTGGGATTCACTAAAGACCAGATCAAGGCCGGTCTTCTGGCTCCAAGACTTGGAAACACCTACAGTGGTGCGGTCCCTCTTGGACTTGCAGCAATTCTTGATGTTGCAAAACCCGGCGACCGTATCTTCGTTACGAGTTACGGCAGCGGCGCAGGATCCGACGCCTTCGACATTACCGTGACCGACGCGATTTTGGATAAGATCGACCGTTCCCAGGGTCCGTCCGTTGAGCAGATGCTTTCCACAAAGAAGTATCTTGACTATGCAGTGTATGCCCGGCACAAGGGCAAGATCCGGATGTGA
- a CDS encoding proton-conducting transporter membrane subunit, with product MYPPELTAILILLLVPVCAAVLLAVFKPDFARNILVGITSVIIIGTSIFLAWKAFLAPVSVTLENTEWIGILLFIVDLAIALIILGLSIKYRKILPLLLSVIQLVLILIIELFGIAGTHVIQTFTVSSLSAIMVLIIGIIGTLICVYALGYMKDYHEHHLDVPVRKRYFFAMMFLFLSAMFGLVLSNNLMWVLCAWEVTTLCSFLLIGYSRTPEAVNNAFRAVWMNLIGGICFTLAIFFLLRINSPVTLLSVDALLHYPNVAALTIPLALIAVAGLTKAAQMPFSTWLTGAMVAPTPVSALLHSSTMVKAGVYLLVLFAPLFSQTWVGIFLALIGAFTFLVTSALAISQSNAKKVLAYSTIANLGLITACAGIGTAEAIEAAILLIIFHAVAKALLFLCVGAVEHKIGSRDIEDMDGLLVRLPLLATMMVIGICGMYLAPFGMLISKWVALEAFITAPLGCVFVSLLAFGSAFTIFFWTKWLGKLFMRMNRPPAEKIRMHFSEKISVIVMGILVIGCCLGFPAIISGVIIPYLDRIHPYFYQPNNGLFFFDTLVMLGLMAAILLFLVLGAFLGSREGRTIAPYLGGRAVDAEGRFLGSLGVYKEAKASNYYLEEYCGENVLLKPSWIISGVLLIVMLVLGFMGVMIWI from the coding sequence ATGTACCCGCCGGAACTTACTGCCATACTGATATTGCTGCTTGTTCCCGTTTGTGCCGCTGTTCTCTTAGCGGTCTTCAAACCGGATTTTGCACGCAATATCCTTGTAGGCATAACCTCGGTCATTATTATCGGGACATCCATCTTCCTTGCATGGAAAGCTTTCCTTGCTCCCGTATCCGTGACTCTTGAGAATACCGAATGGATCGGCATTCTGTTATTCATCGTTGACCTTGCAATAGCCCTCATAATTCTGGGTCTTTCCATCAAATATCGGAAAATACTTCCGCTCCTTCTTTCCGTTATTCAGCTGGTTCTTATCCTGATTATTGAGTTGTTTGGCATTGCCGGAACCCATGTAATACAAACGTTCACGGTCAGCAGTCTTTCAGCGATCATGGTGCTTATCATAGGAATAATCGGCACCCTGATCTGCGTATATGCTCTTGGATACATGAAGGATTATCATGAGCATCACCTCGACGTTCCGGTGAGAAAACGGTACTTCTTTGCAATGATGTTCCTCTTCCTCTCGGCGATGTTCGGGCTGGTTCTTTCGAATAACCTTATGTGGGTTCTGTGTGCCTGGGAAGTAACCACGCTTTGTTCCTTCCTTTTGATTGGATACTCCCGGACCCCGGAAGCAGTGAATAATGCATTTCGCGCCGTGTGGATGAACCTGATCGGCGGGATATGCTTTACCCTGGCGATATTCTTCCTGCTTCGCATTAACTCGCCGGTCACTCTTCTCTCCGTAGATGCCCTGCTTCACTATCCAAATGTAGCTGCTTTGACGATACCTCTGGCATTGATCGCGGTCGCGGGATTGACCAAGGCTGCGCAGATGCCGTTTTCCACCTGGCTCACGGGAGCCATGGTTGCTCCAACACCGGTCTCGGCCCTTCTTCACTCAAGTACCATGGTCAAGGCCGGCGTGTACCTTCTGGTGCTCTTCGCCCCGCTGTTTTCACAGACATGGGTCGGTATCTTCCTTGCTTTGATCGGGGCATTCACCTTCCTTGTCACCTCGGCTCTGGCAATTTCCCAGAGTAACGCGAAGAAGGTTCTTGCCTACTCCACGATCGCCAATCTCGGCCTTATCACCGCATGTGCCGGTATAGGGACGGCCGAGGCTATCGAAGCGGCTATCCTTTTGATCATCTTCCACGCGGTCGCCAAGGCTCTGCTCTTCCTTTGCGTCGGTGCCGTTGAACACAAGATCGGCAGCCGGGACATTGAGGATATGGACGGACTTCTGGTCCGTCTCCCGCTCCTTGCGACAATGATGGTCATCGGTATCTGTGGAATGTATCTGGCACCCTTTGGTATGCTAATTTCCAAATGGGTGGCTCTGGAAGCGTTCATCACTGCCCCGCTTGGATGCGTATTCGTGTCCCTTCTTGCCTTTGGAAGTGCATTTACCATCTTCTTCTGGACCAAATGGCTCGGAAAACTGTTCATGAGAATGAACAGACCGCCGGCAGAAAAAATCCGCATGCACTTCTCCGAAAAAATTTCGGTGATCGTCATGGGGATTCTCGTGATTGGTTGCTGTCTTGGGTTTCCGGCGATTATATCCGGCGTGATCATACCGTATCTCGACAGAATCCATCCGTACTTCTATCAGCCGAATAACGGATTGTTCTTCTTCGACACCTTGGTCATGCTCGGTCTCATGGCGGCCATCCTCCTCTTCCTTGTTCTTGGAGCTTTCCTTGGTTCCCGGGAAGGACGGACGATCGCTCCGTACCTGGGAGGCCGTGCGGTCGACGCCGAAGGCAGGTTCCTTGGTTCTCTTGGTGTCTACAAAGAGGCGAAGGCCTCGAACTACTATCTCGAAGAGTACTGCGGTGAGAACGTTCTTCTCAAACCCTCCTGGATAATCTCGGGAGTTCTGCTCATCGTAATGCTTGTTCTCGGATTTATGGGGGTGATGATATGGATATAA
- a CDS encoding Zn-ribbon domain-containing OB-fold protein: MTVARFWREIPQRYNMVGTKCETCGDVFFPPRAICPHCRRDGKIVPCQCSGKGKVLTYSVLSSASDQFSALKPYVLAIIELEEGTRVTSHIVCDPEDVHIGMPVKSVFRFLDREGSDGIIHYGTKFVPDL, translated from the coding sequence ATGACAGTAGCACGATTCTGGAGAGAAATCCCCCAGAGATACAACATGGTGGGAACGAAATGCGAAACATGCGGCGATGTGTTCTTCCCGCCAAGAGCCATCTGTCCCCACTGCCGCCGGGATGGAAAAATTGTCCCCTGTCAGTGTTCCGGGAAAGGAAAAGTTCTGACGTACTCGGTTCTTTCCTCCGCTAGCGATCAGTTCTCTGCCCTGAAACCGTACGTTCTTGCGATCATCGAACTCGAAGAAGGAACAAGGGTCACCTCCCATATCGTCTGCGACCCGGAAGATGTTCATATCGGTATGCCGGTCAAGTCCGTCTTCCGTTTTCTGGACCGCGAAGGTTCGGACGGTATCATTCATTATGGAACGAAATTCGTTCCAGACCTCTAA
- a CDS encoding NADH-quinone oxidoreductase subunit H, with product MDIMFIIGPVAFLILAPIFGGLLTGCDRVLTARFQSRVGPPFLQPFYDVAKLWHKEKTFSNPVEIIFTTAYLLLIVFTGMMYATGGSFLFVVFSLALAHTFLILAAYAANAPFSNIGAERELLGVMIAEPILILLAVGFYMVSGSFEIYYMLILDVPGIVYLPGVFIALIAVLTLKLRKSPFDISTSHHAHQELVKGVTTSLSGRSLAKVEIAHWYEMMIFLSMILIFFANYPVLSAIAIILAFLLEIIIDNIFPRVTWKMTVKSLWIITLVFGVGNIVILGICGGMLL from the coding sequence ATGGATATAATGTTTATTATAGGTCCGGTGGCCTTTCTGATCCTCGCCCCGATCTTCGGTGGCCTTCTTACCGGATGCGACCGGGTGTTAACTGCCCGTTTTCAGTCAAGAGTCGGCCCGCCGTTCCTCCAGCCGTTCTACGATGTGGCCAAACTCTGGCATAAGGAGAAGACATTCTCAAATCCTGTCGAGATCATCTTCACGACGGCATACTTACTCCTGATTGTATTCACCGGAATGATGTACGCTACCGGGGGCAGTTTCCTTTTTGTGGTCTTCTCGCTCGCACTCGCCCACACCTTCCTTATCCTTGCAGCGTATGCGGCGAACGCTCCGTTCTCCAACATAGGAGCAGAACGTGAACTTCTCGGCGTTATGATTGCCGAACCGATCCTGATCCTGCTTGCCGTAGGATTTTATATGGTCAGCGGAAGTTTCGAGATATACTATATGCTGATTCTGGATGTGCCCGGGATCGTGTATCTTCCCGGTGTGTTCATTGCTCTGATTGCGGTCCTGACGCTCAAACTGAGAAAATCGCCGTTCGATATCTCGACGTCCCATCATGCCCATCAGGAACTGGTGAAAGGCGTGACCACCTCGCTTTCGGGCAGGAGTCTCGCCAAAGTCGAGATCGCCCACTGGTATGAGATGATGATCTTCCTCTCCATGATTCTCATCTTCTTTGCCAATTATCCAGTCCTTTCCGCAATTGCGATCATTCTCGCCTTCCTTCTGGAAATCATCATCGACAACATCTTCCCGCGTGTGACCTGGAAGATGACGGTCAAGAGTCTGTGGATCATCACTCTCGTCTTCGGTGTGGGTAACATTGTTATACTCGGCATCTGTGGAGGTATGTTATTATGA
- a CDS encoding helix-turn-helix transcriptional regulator, with product MKNKIKVYRAMHDLTQDALAKELAVTRQTILAIEKGKYDPSLELAFRISRYFQTTIEEIFSFE from the coding sequence ATGAAGAATAAGATCAAGGTGTACCGGGCTATGCATGATCTGACGCAGGATGCTCTCGCAAAAGAGTTGGCCGTGACCCGCCAGACGATCCTTGCGATAGAAAAAGGGAAGTATGACCCGTCGCTTGAACTGGCTTTTAGGATCTCCCGGTATTTTCAGACAACTATCGAAGAAATATTTTCCTTTGAGTAA
- a CDS encoding NADH-quinone oxidoreductase subunit B family protein has product MSSASKSPWLLHYNASSCNGCDIEILASLTPVYDVERFGIINTGNPAHADIFVVTGGVNEQNKVVLKNLYDQIPEPKVVVAVGICASSGGVFRDCYNISGGVDTIIPVDVYVPGCSVRPEALIEGIVKALGVLEEKRAAMEGKK; this is encoded by the coding sequence ATGAGTTCGGCATCAAAATCCCCTTGGCTCCTCCATTACAATGCGTCCAGTTGTAATGGATGCGATATTGAGATCCTTGCCTCCCTGACACCGGTGTACGATGTCGAGCGGTTTGGAATCATCAACACCGGAAATCCGGCCCACGCTGATATCTTTGTCGTTACGGGCGGGGTGAACGAACAGAATAAAGTGGTTCTGAAAAATCTCTACGATCAGATTCCCGAACCGAAAGTAGTGGTCGCGGTAGGAATCTGCGCCTCGAGTGGCGGTGTTTTCCGCGACTGTTACAATATTTCGGGCGGCGTCGATACGATCATCCCAGTGGACGTGTATGTCCCCGGATGTTCCGTCCGTCCCGAAGCCCTCATCGAGGGCATTGTCAAGGCGCTCGGCGTTCTGGAAGAAAAACGTGCAGCTATGGAGGGTAAAAAATGA
- a CDS encoding YgiQ family radical SAM protein, producing the protein MPQITPGKITDQPRYLPITADELKNTGTTTPDIILVSADAYVDHPSFAAALLGRTLINAGFTVAVISQPDWKDRESLDFTKFGKPNLFFAVLPGAVDPMVSAYTPALRHRHDDAYSPGGKVTRPEKTTLVYTNILHRLFKDTPIIIGGIETSLRRFAHYDYWSDSVKQGILADAPASLLVYGMGELQMIEIAARLKTGENIKDLTDIKGTCYTMSLAAFRENPPVGTILPAYPEVVNKEKYAEAFKIQYLSKDTLIQPHPKTVIVQNPPARPLTTEELDIIYELPYTRKQHPAYKEPIPALTPIQFSITTHRGCFGACSFCAITHHQGKEIVSRSEASILREAERIAKMPEFRGTISDLGGPSANMYASSCAKWEKNGPCPDKNCTTCPSLKLGTAEQLSLLREVSAIRKVKHVFISSGVRYDLIPKTEEGDRYLKELTERHISGHLKVAPEHISDRVTQLMNKPGKAVFDAFCKRFDVLQKDKPKRQYLVPYLMSSHPGCRIDDMVTLALYLREKGMYSEQVQDFTPVPMTLSTAMYYTGIHPLTGKKVHVPLGDEKRIQRALLQWKDPKQYDYVVSGLLKAGRSDLIGDLVPNKGLPPVRKSGSFKKRRR; encoded by the coding sequence ATGCCTCAAATCACCCCCGGAAAAATAACCGACCAGCCGCGCTATCTCCCAATAACAGCGGACGAACTGAAAAATACAGGGACAACGACACCGGATATTATTCTCGTATCGGCCGATGCCTACGTAGATCATCCGTCATTTGCCGCCGCCCTTCTTGGCCGGACACTGATCAACGCCGGATTTACCGTTGCCGTAATAAGCCAGCCCGACTGGAAGGATCGGGAGAGTTTGGACTTTACAAAATTCGGGAAACCGAATCTCTTCTTCGCGGTCCTTCCCGGTGCCGTCGATCCGATGGTGAGTGCCTACACGCCGGCACTCAGGCACCGGCACGACGATGCCTACTCGCCCGGGGGAAAAGTTACCCGCCCGGAAAAAACGACCCTCGTTTACACGAATATCCTGCACCGTCTGTTCAAAGACACGCCGATCATCATCGGCGGGATTGAAACAAGTCTCAGACGCTTCGCTCATTATGATTACTGGAGCGACTCGGTAAAGCAGGGGATCCTGGCGGACGCTCCTGCCTCGCTTCTCGTGTACGGAATGGGCGAACTCCAGATGATCGAGATAGCCGCCCGCCTGAAAACCGGCGAGAATATCAAAGATCTCACCGACATCAAAGGTACCTGTTACACGATGAGTCTTGCGGCATTCCGGGAAAATCCGCCAGTTGGAACGATCCTTCCTGCATACCCGGAAGTCGTAAACAAGGAAAAATATGCAGAGGCTTTTAAAATCCAGTATCTCTCGAAAGATACGCTGATCCAGCCCCACCCGAAGACGGTTATCGTTCAAAATCCTCCGGCAAGGCCGCTTACAACAGAAGAGCTTGACATTATTTACGAACTGCCGTATACGCGAAAGCAGCACCCGGCATACAAAGAACCGATCCCGGCTCTCACCCCGATCCAGTTTTCGATCACCACCCACCGCGGCTGTTTCGGCGCCTGTTCATTTTGCGCCATCACCCACCATCAGGGAAAAGAGATCGTCTCGCGAAGCGAAGCATCCATCTTAAGAGAAGCAGAGAGGATCGCAAAAATGCCGGAGTTCCGGGGTACCATCTCGGATCTTGGCGGGCCGTCGGCAAACATGTATGCCTCCAGCTGTGCAAAATGGGAGAAGAACGGGCCGTGCCCCGACAAGAACTGTACGACCTGCCCTTCCCTGAAACTCGGAACAGCCGAACAACTCTCACTTCTGAGAGAGGTCTCGGCGATTCGAAAAGTCAAGCATGTTTTCATCAGCTCAGGGGTCAGATACGACCTCATCCCTAAGACTGAAGAAGGTGACCGATACCTGAAAGAACTCACCGAACGCCACATCTCCGGCCACCTGAAAGTGGCGCCCGAACATATCAGCGACCGGGTGACCCAACTGATGAATAAACCCGGAAAAGCCGTCTTCGATGCGTTCTGCAAAAGATTCGATGTCCTGCAAAAGGACAAACCGAAGAGGCAGTACCTCGTTCCGTATCTTATGTCGTCCCATCCGGGATGCCGGATAGATGATATGGTCACCCTTGCCCTCTATCTTAGAGAGAAAGGGATGTACAGCGAACAGGTCCAGGATTTTACCCCGGTCCCGATGACGCTTTCAACGGCGATGTATTACACAGGGATTCACCCCCTCACCGGAAAAAAAGTCCACGTGCCGCTCGGAGATGAAAAACGGATCCAGAGGGCCCTCCTTCAGTGGAAGGATCCAAAACAGTATGATTATGTCGTCTCCGGGCTTTTGAAAGCGGGAAGATCCGACCTTATCGGCGATTTGGTGCCAAACAAAGGTCTGCCCCCGGTAAGAAAATCAGGCAGTTTCAAAAAAAGAAGACGTTAA
- a CDS encoding thiolase domain-containing protein — MRDVAVIGAGITKFGERWDTSFRDLCTEAGIAALEDANVAGEQIDALFVGSMSAGRFVGQEHVGALVADYVGLGGDLHTPATRVEAACASGGLAFRQAVVAVSSGMSDVVIAAGVEKMTDVGDSTDVLAGAADREWESFAGATFPGLYAMIACDYMHKYGLTREQLAQVAVKNHFHGARNPYAQFQNEITQATVMNSTLVASPLRLFDCSPVSDGAAVVVVCPLEKAREFTDTPIKVLASAQAGNTIALHDRPDFSTMGATVATGNSAFRQAKLERKDIDFVEVHDCFTIAELCAIEDLGFVPKGTAGKFTEQGETQLGGKLPVNTSGGLKACGHPVGATGIKQIWEVVQQLRGEGGKRQVEGAEIGMTQNVGGTGATVVSHIFGRA, encoded by the coding sequence ATGAGAGATGTAGCAGTAATTGGTGCAGGAATCACGAAATTCGGAGAAAGATGGGACACATCTTTCCGTGATCTGTGTACAGAAGCAGGTATCGCCGCACTTGAAGATGCAAATGTGGCGGGAGAACAGATCGATGCATTGTTCGTCGGTTCGATGTCCGCCGGAAGATTCGTCGGTCAGGAACACGTAGGGGCACTCGTTGCCGATTATGTCGGCCTTGGAGGAGATCTCCACACCCCGGCTACCCGTGTTGAAGCCGCCTGTGCATCCGGAGGGCTTGCCTTCCGTCAGGCAGTAGTAGCGGTTTCTTCGGGAATGTCCGACGTCGTCATCGCGGCAGGTGTCGAGAAGATGACCGATGTCGGCGATTCGACGGATGTTCTTGCCGGAGCTGCCGACAGAGAATGGGAAAGCTTTGCAGGAGCAACCTTCCCCGGTCTCTATGCAATGATCGCCTGTGACTACATGCACAAATACGGACTGACCCGCGAGCAGCTTGCTCAGGTTGCGGTGAAAAACCACTTCCACGGAGCAAGAAACCCGTATGCGCAGTTCCAGAACGAAATCACCCAGGCGACGGTGATGAACTCAACCCTCGTCGCTTCCCCGCTTCGACTCTTCGACTGCTCACCGGTTTCCGACGGTGCCGCAGTCGTTGTCGTGTGCCCGCTTGAAAAAGCACGGGAGTTCACCGACACGCCGATCAAAGTTCTTGCTTCGGCACAGGCCGGCAATACGATTGCACTGCACGACCGTCCGGACTTCTCCACGATGGGTGCGACGGTTGCCACAGGAAACTCGGCATTCCGTCAGGCAAAACTCGAACGAAAGGATATCGATTTCGTCGAGGTCCACGACTGTTTCACGATCGCCGAACTTTGTGCGATCGAAGACCTCGGCTTCGTTCCGAAGGGAACTGCCGGCAAATTCACCGAGCAGGGCGAGACCCAGCTTGGCGGCAAACTTCCGGTCAACACGTCCGGAGGTCTCAAGGCATGCGGTCACCCGGTCGGTGCCACAGGTATCAAACAGATCTGGGAAGTCGTCCAGCAGCTTCGCGGCGAAGGCGGCAAACGTCAGGTCGAAGGAGCAGAAATTGGTATGACGCAGAATGTCGGCGGAACCGGCGCAACGGTCGTGTCTCACATCTTCGGGAGGGCCTGA
- a CDS encoding DUF2178 domain-containing protein: MKKNTFYIICGLMAVSLLLLFWLSIELSNPVIIAVSIIIAAVLFFVLKNRVTDLVMDERSVLIDMKTAAATIKASVVLFLTVNLATIVYVFSGPLGFQSFTYHRQNDVMLPAGSLESVPYFPVPPETIPISQLGLFAVLQLILIVAALFIYVGFRFYYARKFGVWGEDEE, from the coding sequence ATGAAGAAAAATACGTTCTATATTATATGCGGGCTCATGGCCGTATCGCTCCTTCTTTTATTCTGGCTGTCGATAGAACTTTCGAATCCGGTGATTATCGCAGTTTCCATCATAATAGCGGCTGTGCTTTTCTTCGTTCTCAAAAATCGTGTCACCGATCTTGTTATGGACGAACGCAGCGTTTTAATCGATATGAAAACCGCCGCCGCTACGATCAAGGCATCGGTTGTTCTTTTTCTGACGGTGAATCTTGCAACAATCGTCTATGTTTTCAGCGGCCCCTTAGGATTTCAATCGTTTACCTATCATCGCCAAAATGATGTGATGCTCCCTGCCGGAAGTTTAGAATCCGTTCCGTATTTTCCCGTCCCGCCTGAGACGATCCCGATTTCACAGCTGGGGTTATTTGCCGTACTGCAGCTCATTCTGATTGTTGCGGCACTTTTCATCTATGTCGGATTCCGGTTCTATTACGCCCGTAAGTTCGGGGTCTGGGGTGAAGATGAAGAATAA